A genomic segment from Methanolobus zinderi encodes:
- a CDS encoding LysE family transporter has translation MAVDTINLIQAFILGFTIGISAALVPGPMMLATISISLKKGWKTGLYVFGGHSIVETSLFLLIIMGLSTVLIKDMLPYIAIIGGLVMVLFGAFIISRAKEASTIDINASASKFDVTNGPVYAGIVTSALNPTLLLWWLTAGSAIILQQYMLGIYAVIAFVIGHWIADLGFLVFVSSSFSKGKDFLSTRTHKWLIYICGVFLIFIGVFFLVEHNSFL, from the coding sequence ATGGCAGTAGATACAATAAACCTTATACAGGCTTTTATTTTAGGTTTCACAATAGGTATTTCTGCTGCATTGGTGCCAGGTCCCATGATGCTTGCAACCATAAGTATATCCTTAAAGAAAGGATGGAAAACCGGACTCTATGTTTTTGGTGGTCATTCCATTGTTGAAACATCTTTGTTTTTGCTGATTATAATGGGTTTGTCCACTGTGCTTATAAAAGACATGTTGCCCTACATTGCCATAATAGGTGGTCTGGTGATGGTACTTTTTGGAGCATTCATAATCTCAAGGGCTAAAGAAGCATCAACAATAGATATCAATGCTTCAGCTTCCAAATTTGATGTGACCAATGGTCCTGTATATGCAGGTATTGTTACTTCCGCACTGAATCCCACTTTACTGTTATGGTGGTTAACAGCGGGCAGTGCTATAATACTCCAGCAGTATATGTTAGGTATATATGCAGTTATTGCCTTCGTTATCGGCCACTGGATAGCAGACCTTGGATTTCTTGTTTTTGTATCCTCATCATTTTCCAAAGGTAAGGATTTTTTATCAACACGTACACATAAATGGTTGATTTACATATGCGGTGTGTTCTTGATTTTTATAGGAGTATTTTTCCTTGTAGAACATAATAGCTTTCTTTGA